One region of Candidatus Abyssobacteria bacterium SURF_5 genomic DNA includes:
- the galE gene encoding UDP-glucose 4-epimerase GalE, which produces MFWHPAAEELNLSFKKILVTGGAGYIGSHTVKELLRQGCDTVTLDNLSTGHRESICGGVFVEADLRNLQALRDTLSSHRIDAVIHFAASCYVGESVKEPIKYYENNVLCGMNLLSAMAERNVRYIIFSSSAAVYGNPVQVPIPEEHQQLPINPYGQTKSLFEDILKSHERLYGIRSVSLRYFNAGGCDPDGDIGEHHDPETHLIPLVLDTALGRLPKISIFGDDYPTPDGTCIRDFIHVTDLADAHIRSLEYLSGGGATTALNVGTGKGYSVKEVIRAAEQVCGRSIAHTVSSRRPGDPPVLVAAADRIRREIGWEPRRSSLEEILETAWRWQKKLRKSSDRARPSHSD; this is translated from the coding sequence ATGTTTTGGCATCCCGCGGCAGAAGAATTGAACCTTTCTTTTAAAAAAATCCTGGTGACCGGCGGCGCCGGCTATATTGGCAGCCATACAGTCAAAGAACTGCTCCGGCAGGGCTGTGACACGGTCACGCTCGACAACCTTTCTACCGGCCACCGCGAATCAATATGCGGAGGCGTGTTCGTCGAGGCCGACCTCCGCAACCTGCAAGCATTGCGTGATACCCTTTCTTCACATCGCATCGATGCCGTCATCCATTTCGCCGCTTCCTGCTACGTGGGCGAATCGGTGAAGGAGCCGATAAAGTACTATGAAAATAATGTGCTGTGCGGAATGAACCTGCTGAGCGCGATGGCCGAACGAAATGTGCGCTACATCATTTTCTCATCATCGGCCGCAGTTTACGGAAATCCGGTGCAGGTGCCGATCCCGGAGGAGCATCAGCAACTCCCGATAAATCCGTACGGCCAGACGAAGTCGCTCTTCGAGGACATCCTGAAAAGCCACGAGCGGCTTTACGGCATTCGATCGGTGAGCTTGCGCTATTTCAATGCGGGCGGCTGCGATCCTGACGGCGACATCGGAGAACACCACGATCCCGAGACGCACCTGATCCCGCTGGTGCTCGATACCGCGCTCGGCCGTCTCCCGAAGATTTCCATCTTCGGCGACGACTATCCGACACCGGATGGGACCTGCATCAGGGATTTTATCCATGTTACCGATCTGGCCGACGCTCATATCCGGTCTCTGGAATATCTGTCCGGCGGAGGAGCGACCACCGCGCTCAACGTCGGCACCGGCAAAGGATATTCGGTGAAGGAAGTAATTCGCGCGGCCGAACAGGTATGCGGGCGCTCCATCGCTCACACCGTTTCCTCGCGCCGGCCCGGCGATCCTCCGGTCCTCGTCGCCGCCGCGGATAGGATCAGGCGCGAGATCGGATGGGAACCACGTCGCTCTTCCCTTGAAGAGATTTTGGAAACAGCATGGAGATGGCAGAAAAAGCTGCGGAAAAGCAGCGACAGGGCCCGTCCTTCTCACTCCGATTGA
- a CDS encoding alanine--glyoxylate aminotransferase family protein, giving the protein MKKKLLMTPGPTSTPSEVLLAMAKPIIHHRTEEFKAILKETNEGLQYLFQTKNPVVMFSASGTGAMEAAVVNLLSRNDLALVVRGGKFGERWGEICEAYGMKPLYIDVEWGHAVDPVAIQSALKEHPEIKAVFTTLCETSTCVRNDIEAIGKTVADTAAVLVVDAISGLCADDLKTDEWSVDVAVSGSQKGIMLPPGLSFASISPKAQQLIVNSNLPKFYLSFQKALKSLAKTDTPFTSAVSLIYGLREAIRMIRAEGIAEVIRRHSRLARATREAAEALDLSLFSKAPSNVATAVQMPGGIDADVLRKKLTGAFGISFAGGQDKLKGNIIRVAHLGYCAESDVLTAVSALEIVLNKMGYSAKPGTAAAAAERVFTQQL; this is encoded by the coding sequence ATGAAGAAGAAGCTGCTTATGACGCCAGGGCCGACCTCGACTCCGTCCGAGGTGTTGCTCGCCATGGCAAAACCGATCATCCATCACCGGACGGAGGAATTTAAGGCCATCCTCAAGGAAACAAACGAGGGTCTGCAGTACCTTTTCCAGACGAAAAACCCGGTCGTAATGTTTTCCGCCTCGGGCACGGGCGCGATGGAGGCGGCAGTAGTCAATCTCCTCTCCCGCAACGATTTGGCGCTGGTTGTTCGCGGAGGCAAGTTCGGCGAGCGCTGGGGCGAGATCTGCGAGGCTTACGGCATGAAGCCCCTTTATATCGATGTCGAATGGGGGCATGCGGTCGATCCGGTCGCCATCCAGTCTGCCCTGAAAGAGCATCCTGAGATAAAAGCCGTCTTTACTACATTATGTGAAACAAGCACGTGCGTAAGAAACGATATTGAGGCTATCGGCAAGACTGTGGCCGACACGGCCGCTGTGCTGGTGGTCGATGCCATCAGCGGCTTGTGCGCGGACGATCTGAAAACCGACGAGTGGTCGGTGGATGTTGCGGTCTCCGGCTCTCAGAAAGGAATCATGCTGCCGCCGGGCCTGTCATTTGCATCGATCAGTCCGAAGGCGCAACAGCTTATAGTCAATTCAAATTTGCCGAAATTTTACCTGTCCTTTCAGAAGGCGCTCAAAAGCCTCGCGAAAACAGATACGCCCTTTACCTCTGCCGTCTCGCTTATTTACGGCCTCAGGGAAGCCATCCGAATGATCCGAGCCGAGGGTATCGCCGAGGTGATCCGGCGTCATTCGCGTCTGGCGCGCGCGACGCGTGAGGCCGCCGAGGCTCTGGATTTGAGCCTCTTCTCAAAAGCGCCTTCCAACGTCGCTACCGCCGTGCAGATGCCGGGCGGGATCGACGCGGATGTTCTCCGCAAGAAGCTGACCGGCGCGTTCGGCATCTCTTTCGCGGGCGGCCAAGACAAATTGAAAGGAAATATCATTCGCGTCGCTCATTTGGGATATTGTGCGGAATCGGACGTTCTGACGGCTGTTTCCGCTCTTGAGATAGTGTTAAACAAGATGGGCTACTCAGCCAAACCGGGCACGGCAGCCGCAGCGGCGGAACGTGTCTTCACACAACAGCTATGA
- a CDS encoding phosphoglycerate dehydrogenase, translated as MNENKNRKQVQARILVSDPLAEQGITFIKSHNGFHVDVKSKLDATELLSVIPAYDALIVRSETKVTEKVLEAGKNLKVVGRAGVGLDNIDVNAATKRGVVVLNAPGGNTISTAEHAVSMMLALARNIPQACSSVKSRKWERKRFTGTEVYAKTLGIIGLGRIGGEVARRAHALGMKLLGYDPIISPEKARSLNVEPVDLDDLIRRSDFITLHVPLTDQTRNLISSRQFAIMKDDVRIINCARGGIVDEVALLQALDSGKVAGAALDVFEKEPPLDSPLLDHDRVIVTPHLGASTEEAQVSVACEVADQVIRALRGEPVPFAVNVPPIDPEAYRELKPYLDLAEKLGRFQSQYPLGNVRELVVEVFGEIENYDLRPIRTAVIKGFLEVFLHENVNYVNAPVLLADRKIAVTERKGKMLRDYANLITVRAITDREENSVAGTLFSLTTPRIVRLNEFHVDIWPEGVVLICLNEDKPGIIGGLGTLMANNNINIGAMTLGRTKRGGKAATILNLDAELTAEILDEVKSVKYVNDAKVVIL; from the coding sequence ATGAATGAGAACAAAAACAGAAAACAGGTTCAGGCCAGGATTCTGGTAAGCGATCCGCTGGCCGAGCAGGGGATCACCTTCATCAAGAGCCACAACGGCTTTCACGTAGACGTGAAATCAAAGCTGGACGCAACCGAATTGCTCTCGGTTATTCCCGCATATGACGCCCTTATCGTGAGAAGCGAAACCAAGGTGACCGAAAAGGTGCTCGAGGCCGGGAAGAACCTGAAAGTTGTCGGTCGTGCGGGAGTCGGGCTCGATAACATCGATGTGAATGCGGCTACCAAGCGCGGCGTCGTCGTTCTGAATGCGCCTGGCGGGAACACCATATCAACCGCGGAACACGCCGTCTCGATGATGCTTGCTCTTGCTCGAAACATACCGCAGGCGTGCTCGTCCGTAAAATCACGCAAATGGGAGCGCAAGCGTTTTACCGGCACAGAGGTCTATGCCAAGACGCTCGGAATAATCGGACTCGGACGCATCGGCGGCGAAGTCGCCCGCCGCGCTCACGCGCTCGGCATGAAGCTGCTCGGATACGACCCGATCATTTCTCCGGAAAAGGCGCGCTCGCTGAACGTTGAACCGGTCGATCTCGATGATCTTATTCGGCGGTCGGACTTCATTACCCTGCATGTTCCTTTGACCGACCAGACAAGAAACCTCATTTCCTCGCGCCAATTCGCCATAATGAAGGACGACGTGCGCATCATTAACTGCGCGCGCGGCGGTATCGTGGACGAAGTTGCTCTCTTACAGGCTCTGGACAGCGGCAAAGTGGCCGGCGCCGCGCTCGACGTTTTCGAGAAGGAGCCGCCGCTCGACAGTCCGCTGCTCGATCACGATCGCGTCATCGTTACGCCCCACCTCGGGGCGTCTACCGAGGAGGCCCAGGTCAGCGTCGCATGCGAGGTGGCCGACCAGGTGATCCGCGCGCTTCGGGGCGAGCCCGTCCCGTTTGCGGTGAATGTGCCCCCGATCGATCCGGAAGCCTATCGCGAACTGAAGCCGTATCTTGATCTGGCGGAAAAGCTCGGACGCTTTCAGTCGCAGTATCCTCTCGGCAACGTGCGCGAGCTAGTGGTCGAGGTATTCGGCGAAATTGAAAATTATGATCTGCGCCCGATCCGGACCGCCGTTATCAAAGGGTTTCTGGAAGTCTTCCTGCATGAGAACGTCAATTACGTCAATGCTCCGGTATTATTGGCCGACAGAAAGATCGCCGTTACCGAACGCAAGGGAAAGATGCTCCGCGATTATGCAAACCTGATAACGGTTCGCGCAATCACCGACCGCGAAGAAAATTCGGTGGCGGGAACCCTCTTCAGCCTCACCACGCCCCGCATCGTGCGGCTGAACGAATTCCACGTTGATATCTGGCCGGAAGGGGTGGTCCTCATCTGTCTGAACGAAGACAAACCGGGGATCATCGGCGGGCTCGGCACGCTCATGGCAAACAACAACATAAATATCGGAGCGATGACGCTCGGCAGGACAAAACGCGGCGGAAAAGCCGCCACCATTCTCAATCTCGATGCCGAGTTGACAGCAGAGATTCTCGATGAAGTAAAAAGCGTAAAGTATGTGAATGATGCAAAAGTCGTGATCCTCTAG
- a CDS encoding DUF4118 domain-containing protein, protein MRDITRLSIILVITAAITAQHYLVGVSHENMELHNIHYLLYFLPVLMAAIWYGLIGGISAAVAVSILYAPVVLGPMGRHVFTSNTHKVLELVIYNVVGLVTGLLSERERRERESYRRTAEKLRAAYEQLHEQTNIMIETEEQLRKAERLSTLGELAAGISHEIRNPLASIRGTAEILQDITTPQEKRQEFAKLMLHEVDRLTRVVENYLRLARFQRLNREKANMKEILSRMLQIVESQMKRKNITISTEFAPDLPELDLDVSQIEQALLNLLLNSAAAMPDGGTLSLASYLRKSDGAGGVVVEVKDTGAGIAPEHLSRVFEPFFTTRQDGTGLGLSMVKRIVKAHGGSVEVSSEVGHGTCVTLFLPDSEDSR, encoded by the coding sequence ATGAGAGACATAACCAGGCTATCCATTATCCTTGTTATCACCGCAGCGATAACAGCGCAACATTACCTTGTAGGCGTGAGCCACGAAAACATGGAACTACACAATATACATTACTTGTTGTACTTCCTGCCCGTGCTGATGGCCGCCATCTGGTATGGTTTGATCGGAGGAATTTCTGCCGCCGTTGCGGTCAGCATATTGTATGCTCCTGTTGTGCTCGGACCGATGGGAAGACATGTCTTCACCTCGAACACCCATAAGGTGCTGGAACTGGTCATCTATAACGTGGTCGGGCTTGTGACAGGATTGCTTTCCGAACGGGAACGGCGCGAGCGAGAAAGCTATCGCCGAACGGCTGAAAAGCTTCGGGCCGCATACGAGCAGCTTCATGAACAGACAAATATCATGATCGAGACCGAGGAGCAACTGCGGAAGGCGGAGCGGCTAAGCACTTTGGGGGAATTGGCTGCAGGAATCAGCCACGAGATTCGAAATCCGCTTGCATCAATAAGGGGGACCGCTGAAATTCTGCAGGATATCACAACTCCTCAGGAGAAGCGGCAGGAGTTCGCGAAATTAATGTTGCACGAGGTTGATCGACTGACTCGTGTTGTGGAGAACTACCTTCGCCTTGCACGGTTTCAGCGATTGAACCGGGAAAAAGCAAATATGAAGGAAATCCTCTCACGCATGCTTCAGATTGTCGAATCGCAGATGAAACGAAAGAATATCACAATCAGTACTGAGTTCGCTCCCGATCTGCCGGAACTCGATCTTGATGTCTCACAAATCGAACAGGCGCTCCTGAATCTTTTGCTGAATTCTGCGGCGGCAATGCCTGATGGAGGCACATTGAGTCTTGCGAGCTACCTGAGAAAATCCGATGGCGCCGGAGGTGTTGTCGTTGAAGTAAAAGACACAGGGGCGGGAATCGCGCCGGAGCATCTCTCACGTGTTTTCGAACCTTTCTTCACCACCAGGCAGGACGGAACCGGACTGGGACTTTCCATGGTGAAGCGCATCGTGAAAGCTCACGGAGGTTCAGTCGAGGTTTCAAGTGAAGTGGGGCATGGAACTTGTGTCACCTTGTTTCTGCCTGACTCGGAGGACAGCCGATGA
- a CDS encoding tetratricopeptide repeat protein: MEMAEKAAEKQRQGPSFSLRLTAKRRAWVFAAAAILSVLVYANSLRNDFVWDDNDLIVDNPAVHSLSHVPSFFTGHFWSQSNQPSARGYYRPAVLLSYALDYAVWGKNPAGFHLTNMLLHSIAAALVSLLVLQLTEKVAAALVAGVFFAVLPVHVESVAFISGRTDVLATVFVLLSLCLYLAERESGRLSYKLPLALLLFGAGLLSKEVAAVLPLLLLAVETAKPAAVPARRKLLLHTPFWLILAGYLALRFGLLHINPRIEGRLSAIEVLLTMPSVVLDYLRLLVAPVNLCADYVVRVQRSITTANLGALGILVLGTIAVFFLLMKKQLFGLFLVWILLCLLPVLQIVPISVLKAERFLYLPSVGYCAIVGLLSASILDDGGRRKNQFAMIGLLILVVLFASKTRSRNSCWRNSLTLYRSTAACAPDNFRVQYNLGNIYFRLGHVELALAHTRTAYSLKPDFSPIPYNLGVMYEAAERKEDAEQMYRQAIRLDPDYALAHNNLGALLFSRGEYQEAEAEWLKALSLEPDLESAKQGLLLLHRYNSGGREK, from the coding sequence ATGGAGATGGCAGAAAAAGCTGCGGAAAAGCAGCGACAGGGCCCGTCCTTCTCACTCCGATTGACCGCCAAACGGCGTGCATGGGTTTTTGCCGCGGCCGCTATCCTGTCGGTTCTTGTTTATGCGAATTCGCTGAGAAACGACTTCGTATGGGATGATAACGATCTCATAGTCGATAATCCCGCAGTTCATTCATTGTCGCATGTCCCCTCCTTCTTCACCGGCCATTTCTGGTCACAATCGAATCAGCCGAGTGCGCGCGGTTACTACCGGCCGGCGGTATTGCTCTCATATGCGCTCGATTACGCGGTCTGGGGAAAGAATCCGGCCGGCTTCCACCTCACAAACATGCTTCTTCATTCGATCGCGGCGGCACTGGTATCTCTATTGGTTCTGCAACTGACGGAAAAAGTCGCGGCCGCTCTGGTCGCAGGCGTTTTCTTTGCCGTGCTTCCGGTTCATGTCGAATCGGTTGCCTTCATTTCCGGCCGAACAGACGTCCTCGCCACCGTTTTTGTTCTCCTATCTCTGTGTCTGTACCTCGCCGAGCGAGAATCCGGTCGTCTCTCCTACAAGCTGCCGCTTGCGCTCCTGCTTTTTGGCGCCGGATTGCTTTCGAAGGAAGTGGCGGCGGTGTTGCCGCTTTTGCTGTTGGCTGTTGAGACAGCAAAGCCCGCCGCAGTGCCGGCGCGAAGAAAGCTGCTTCTTCACACGCCGTTCTGGCTGATACTTGCGGGATACCTGGCGTTGCGGTTCGGACTCCTGCACATCAATCCCCGGATAGAAGGCAGGTTATCCGCGATCGAGGTACTGCTGACGATGCCGTCGGTCGTGCTCGATTACCTCCGCCTGTTAGTGGCGCCGGTTAACTTGTGCGCCGACTACGTCGTGAGAGTGCAACGCTCGATTACCACAGCAAATCTCGGTGCACTCGGAATCCTTGTTCTCGGAACAATCGCGGTGTTTTTTCTGTTGATGAAGAAACAGCTTTTCGGGCTGTTCCTTGTCTGGATTCTGCTGTGCCTGCTGCCAGTGCTCCAGATCGTGCCGATCTCGGTGCTCAAGGCGGAACGGTTCCTGTATCTGCCTTCAGTTGGATATTGCGCAATCGTCGGCCTGCTAAGCGCTTCTATTCTCGATGACGGCGGCCGCCGGAAAAATCAATTTGCCATGATAGGGCTGTTGATTCTTGTCGTTCTTTTTGCTTCAAAAACGAGGAGCCGCAATTCGTGCTGGCGGAACAGTCTCACCCTCTACCGGAGCACTGCCGCGTGCGCGCCCGACAATTTTCGCGTGCAATACAATCTGGGAAATATCTATTTTCGACTGGGACATGTGGAGCTCGCACTTGCGCACACACGGACAGCCTATTCATTGAAACCGGATTTTTCCCCAATCCCGTACAACCTCGGCGTTATGTATGAGGCGGCGGAAAGAAAGGAAGACGCCGAGCAGATGTATCGACAGGCGATCAGGCTCGATCCCGATTATGCGCTTGCGCATAATAATTTGGGGGCTCTCCTGTTCAGTCGAGGAGAATATCAAGAGGCTGAAGCGGAATGGTTGAAGGCGCTTTCGCTCGAGCCTGACTTGGAGTCGGCGAAACAGGGACTGTTGCTCTTGCATAGGTACAATTCCGGCGGTCGCGAAAAATGA
- the rbsK gene encoding ribokinase yields the protein MKTKDIVVIGSINMDLVVKASRFPRPDETMAGETFYTSYGGKGANQAVTAARLGAPVSFVGCVGDDRFGEEMTQHLRDEGVNTSCVRQVSNCSSGTALIIVDSVGRNQIIVVRGANKELNAEDIRCAQPLIASAELVVIQLEIPRPTVHCAVETARKSNVPVILNPAPAPAGPFDPGLLEQVHILVPNELEAEALTGLDPQSPDFPEKALQALRKQGAEKVIITLGDRGAVFSDEDKIQCATAYTVRAEDTTGAGDAFVGALAAGYSFFPSFAKLIRFASAVAAISVTRRGAQSSLPARAEVQTFLENHEPSLLPDFCAMETRNIEREKK from the coding sequence TTGAAAACAAAAGACATCGTCGTCATCGGCAGCATCAATATGGATTTGGTTGTCAAGGCCAGCCGGTTTCCACGGCCGGACGAGACCATGGCCGGTGAAACCTTTTACACGAGTTACGGCGGCAAAGGCGCCAATCAGGCGGTAACTGCCGCCCGGCTGGGTGCGCCGGTCAGTTTTGTCGGTTGTGTCGGCGACGATCGCTTTGGCGAAGAGATGACACAGCACCTTCGCGATGAAGGCGTGAACACGAGTTGCGTGCGCCAGGTGAGTAATTGCTCGAGTGGGACCGCTCTGATCATCGTGGACTCCGTGGGAAGAAACCAGATCATCGTCGTGCGGGGCGCGAATAAGGAACTCAATGCGGAGGACATCCGGTGCGCGCAGCCGCTTATCGCTTCGGCCGAACTCGTGGTCATCCAACTGGAAATACCTCGCCCCACCGTTCATTGCGCAGTAGAGACCGCGCGCAAATCGAATGTTCCCGTCATTCTGAATCCGGCGCCGGCGCCTGCCGGACCGTTCGATCCGGGCCTGCTGGAACAGGTTCACATCCTCGTGCCCAACGAGCTCGAGGCCGAAGCGCTCACCGGTCTCGATCCGCAGTCGCCTGATTTCCCTGAAAAAGCTCTGCAGGCGCTCCGTAAACAGGGAGCCGAGAAGGTAATCATTACTCTGGGCGATCGCGGAGCCGTTTTCTCCGACGAAGACAAAATCCAATGCGCAACTGCATATACTGTTCGAGCTGAGGATACCACCGGCGCGGGCGATGCATTCGTCGGTGCGCTTGCCGCGGGCTACTCTTTTTTCCCGAGTTTCGCCAAATTAATTCGGTTCGCTTCCGCGGTGGCCGCGATTTCCGTGACAAGAAGAGGAGCGCAATCTTCGCTTCCCGCTCGTGCCGAGGTCCAGACGTTTCTCGAAAATCATGAGCCTTCCTTGCTTCCCGATTTTTGTGCAATGGAAACCAGAAACATCGAAAGGGAGAAGAAATGA
- a CDS encoding sigma-54-dependent Fis family transcriptional regulator — translation MRPEKILLVDDDESLRKVLHYNLEQQGFIVFPASDGSEALRLYDEHEPDLVITDIKMPGLDGIDLLKEIKRRDLEKLVIVVTAFGTIDNAIEAMKLGAYDYITKPFNRDELKLVIQKALDLKRLRSRTSLLQAQLVEKFSFENIIGGSSRMAQVFEMIRRVAPSDATILIKGESGTGKELIARAIHYNSPRAGGNFVAVNCSSIPENLLESELFGHKKGAFTGAVSDKVGKFELSSGGTIFLDEVADLRFDLQAKLLRVLQEKEIERVGDPKPIKVDIRVVAATNKDLDEMLKNGDFREDLYHRIHVVPIVLPPLRERKDDIPLLVHHFKNKFSAAECKIEPDVMIAFSRYSWPGNVRELENVLQRSILLRKHPDRLTVKDLPDNILNAEQRLDFLLNVPEQGLNLDDVEKELLLYSLRKHNWNQTRSAKFLGITRQALIYRMEKYALRVEKPEQTEEKE, via the coding sequence ATGAGACCAGAAAAGATTCTGCTGGTCGATGACGACGAGAGCCTTCGCAAGGTGCTGCATTATAATCTGGAACAGCAAGGTTTCATCGTGTTTCCCGCATCAGACGGCAGCGAAGCATTGCGTCTGTACGACGAGCACGAGCCAGATCTGGTTATCACCGACATAAAGATGCCGGGCCTCGATGGAATCGACCTGCTGAAGGAGATCAAGCGGCGCGATTTGGAGAAGCTGGTAATCGTGGTCACCGCCTTCGGCACTATCGATAATGCGATCGAAGCGATGAAATTGGGCGCCTACGACTATATAACCAAGCCTTTCAATCGAGATGAATTGAAGCTGGTCATCCAAAAGGCCCTTGATCTGAAGCGATTGCGCTCGCGCACCTCACTTTTGCAGGCGCAACTGGTGGAAAAATTCAGTTTTGAGAACATCATCGGCGGAAGTTCGAGGATGGCGCAGGTTTTTGAGATGATCAGGCGGGTAGCCCCCAGTGACGCAACCATCCTGATAAAGGGGGAAAGCGGAACGGGCAAAGAGTTGATCGCGCGCGCGATCCATTATAACAGTCCCCGGGCCGGCGGCAATTTCGTCGCAGTCAACTGCTCGAGCATTCCTGAGAATCTCCTTGAGAGCGAGCTTTTCGGCCATAAAAAGGGGGCTTTCACAGGGGCCGTAAGCGATAAGGTGGGAAAATTCGAGCTGTCAAGCGGTGGAACCATTTTCCTGGATGAGGTGGCCGATTTGCGCTTTGATCTTCAGGCGAAACTGCTGCGCGTACTTCAGGAAAAGGAGATCGAGCGCGTCGGCGATCCAAAACCTATCAAGGTCGATATTCGAGTGGTTGCCGCTACCAATAAGGATCTCGATGAAATGCTCAAGAACGGCGATTTCCGGGAAGACTTGTACCACCGGATACACGTTGTTCCCATTGTGCTCCCGCCGCTCAGGGAGCGTAAGGATGACATCCCTCTCCTCGTTCACCACTTCAAGAACAAGTTCAGCGCAGCGGAATGCAAGATCGAGCCCGACGTGATGATCGCCTTTAGTCGCTACTCCTGGCCCGGCAATGTGCGCGAACTGGAAAATGTGCTTCAGCGCTCGATTTTGCTGCGGAAACACCCGGACCGCCTGACCGTTAAAGATCTTCCCGATAATATTCTCAATGCTGAACAGCGACTCGACTTCCTGCTGAATGTACCGGAACAAGGTTTGAACCTGGATGATGTGGAGAAAGAACTCCTGCTCTATAGCCTTCGCAAACACAACTGGAACCAGACGCGTTCGGCCAAGTTTCTGGGGATCACGCGCCAGGCATTGATCTACCGCATGGAAAAATATGCGCTGAGGGTGGAGAAACCGGAGCAAACAGAAGAAAAAGAATAA
- a CDS encoding sugar kinase — MAIPVDVVTFGETMIRFSPPDHQTFEQATTANVTIGGSESNVAVALSRLGVKTAWISKLTDNPLGKKIYTSIAAHGVDLSGVVWISRGRNATYFVELGKPPRSHRVTYDRKASAINTLQPSEINWSLFKGAKIVHLTGITAALSSNCRKLVEMMIKRARKEKALVSFDVNYRAKLWSCKRAGEILSPLCLGVDILFVNYEDAANVFGARGAPEDVLKNLQSRFNGAAVVLTVGKDGAFCRHKGQIFRSRTFLAVETDRVGAGDAFAAGFLFGFLNRDVQYSLDFASALSSLKFTIPGDLAWISRADVEGILQNDRPAIQR, encoded by the coding sequence ATGGCGATTCCGGTCGATGTCGTAACTTTCGGTGAAACGATGATTCGATTTTCACCGCCCGATCATCAGACCTTCGAACAAGCGACCACCGCCAATGTTACGATAGGCGGCAGCGAATCGAATGTGGCCGTCGCCTTGTCCCGTCTCGGAGTGAAGACCGCGTGGATTTCCAAGCTGACAGATAACCCGTTGGGAAAGAAAATCTATACTTCAATTGCCGCCCACGGTGTCGATCTTTCCGGCGTCGTATGGATCTCGAGGGGACGTAACGCAACCTATTTTGTGGAACTTGGCAAACCGCCGCGCTCGCATCGCGTCACTTACGATAGAAAGGCGTCGGCCATCAATACACTTCAGCCGTCGGAAATAAATTGGTCGCTGTTCAAAGGCGCAAAAATCGTTCATCTCACGGGAATAACCGCCGCATTAAGCAGCAACTGCCGCAAGTTGGTCGAAATGATGATAAAGCGAGCCCGTAAAGAAAAAGCCCTCGTTTCCTTCGATGTTAACTATAGGGCCAAACTCTGGAGCTGCAAACGGGCCGGCGAAATTCTTTCTCCGCTGTGCCTTGGCGTCGATATCCTTTTCGTCAACTATGAAGATGCAGCGAATGTCTTCGGCGCGCGCGGAGCTCCAGAAGACGTCCTGAAGAATCTGCAGTCGCGCTTCAATGGCGCCGCTGTCGTGCTCACCGTTGGTAAAGACGGCGCATTCTGCAGACACAAAGGCCAAATATTCCGTTCTCGCACGTTTCTGGCGGTGGAAACGGATCGCGTCGGCGCGGGCGATGCCTTTGCAGCGGGATTCCTCTTTGGATTCTTGAATCGCGACGTCCAATACAGCCTTGACTTTGCCTCCGCTCTGTCATCCCTCAAATTCACTATTCCGGGCGATCTTGCATGGATCTCACGCGCTGATGTTGAAGGAATCCTCCAGAACGATCGACCGGCTATACAGCGCTGA
- a CDS encoding SEC-C domain-containing protein, which produces MATVGRNEPCLCGSGKKYKKCCMAKDTSINLQEFRSARAEESLRNQILKFAMSARFKDEMVEAYSVYTSGKALLPKQDPLDNIRFLDWFIHEHVLSKESKPVMQLFGEVRGRYLDDDQKKLLDEWKQSRLGAFEVEKVEENVVSLIDVFTGQQHSIEDETAREEVKQGEVIVARMTSSWGKQKLGGAPIILAPEKKQKLMDEVNAAFEKHKEEHPDSDISQYLSTHAHVLSTAAADLHG; this is translated from the coding sequence ATGGCAACAGTTGGTCGTAATGAACCCTGCCTGTGTGGCAGCGGCAAGAAGTATAAGAAATGCTGTATGGCAAAGGACACATCAATTAACTTGCAGGAGTTCAGGTCTGCCAGGGCCGAAGAAAGCCTCAGAAACCAGATTCTCAAATTCGCCATGAGTGCACGGTTTAAAGATGAAATGGTAGAGGCTTACTCCGTCTATACCAGCGGGAAAGCGCTCCTCCCAAAACAGGACCCGCTCGATAACATTCGTTTTCTCGATTGGTTCATCCACGAGCACGTGCTTTCGAAGGAGAGCAAACCGGTTATGCAGTTGTTCGGAGAGGTTCGGGGCAGGTATCTTGATGATGATCAGAAAAAACTGCTCGATGAATGGAAACAATCCAGACTGGGAGCATTCGAGGTCGAGAAGGTTGAAGAGAATGTCGTTTCGCTTATCGATGTTTTCACCGGACAACAGCATTCAATAGAAGACGAGACCGCGCGCGAAGAAGTGAAACAAGGGGAGGTCATCGTTGCGCGCATGACGAGTTCCTGGGGAAAGCAAAAGCTCGGCGGCGCTCCGATTATCCTGGCGCCCGAAAAGAAACAGAAATTGATGGACGAAGTAAATGCGGCCTTCGAGAAGCATAAAGAAGAACATCCCGATTCCGATATTTCGCAGTACCTCTCAACGCATGCGCACGTCCTTTCGACGGCCGCGGCGGACTTGCACGGATGA